The Trichocoleus sp. FACHB-46 genome segment TTCAAACACTGATTTGTAGGGGGTGGAGTAGGGCAGGAATTGCCAGATGTCTTCGGCCATGTGGGAGAGCACGGGCGCGATCGCTCTCGCCAAGTTCTCAAGGATGATCCGTAACACGGTTTGGCAACTGCGACGACGGAGAGCATCCGAGGCGCTGATATACAGCCGATCCTTGGCGATGTCTAGGTAGAAGTTAGACAAGTCTACGACGCAGAAGTTTTGCACCGTCTGGAAGAAGCGGAAGAACTGGAAGCTCTTGAAGGCTTCGGTGATTTCGTTGAAGACTTCGCAGGAGCGATGCAGCATGTAGCGATCGAGTTCTGGCAAGTCTTCGTAGGCGATGGAATCTTTGGTGGGATCGAAGTCGTGCAAGTTGCCGATCAAGAAGCGGGCGGTGTTGCGGATCTTGCGATACACGTCCGACATTTGCTTCAGGATGTTTTTGCCAATCAGCACGTCGGAGGAGTAATCCACGGACGACACCCAGAGGCGCAGGACATCGGAGCCATAGGGAGGTTCGTCTTTTTGGTTCTTGCCGCCGTTGATCACGATCATCGGGTCTACGACGTTGCCCATTGACTTACTCATCTTGCGGCCTTGCTCATCCAAGACAAAGCCGTGGGTCAAGACGGTGTTGTAGGGCGCAACGCCATTGGCGGCGACGCTGGTGAGCAAGCTGGATTGGAACCAACCCCGGTGCTGGTCGGAGCCTTCCAGATACATGTTGGCGGGGTAGCACAGTTCCTCGCGCTGCTTCGCGACTGCGGCCCAGGAGGAGCCAGAGTCGAACCACACGTCCATTGTGTCGGTGCCTTTGCGGTAGCTGCGACCGTTGTTGCGGTAGGTTTCTGGCAGCAGCTCTTCCACCGGGAGCTCCCACCAAGCATCAGAGCCTTTCTCAGCAAAGATGGCTTGGACATGGGCGATCGTTTCTTCGGTAAGCAAAGGTTCTCGGGTGGCTTCGTCGTAGAACACGGGGATCGGCACGCCCCAATTCCGTTGACGAGAGATGCACCAATCGGATCGCTCAGCCACCATTGAGGTGATGCGGTTTTCGCCTTGGGCGGGAATCCATTGGACAGAGGCGATCGCTTCTAGAGCGGCTTCCCGGAACCCAGATACCGAAGCAAACCACTGTTCAGTCGCTCGGAAGATAGTTGGCTTTTTGGTGCGCCAGTCGTAGGGATACTTATGGACGTAGGGTTCTTCTTTGAGGAGCGAACCCGCAGTTTGCAAGGCATCGATCACGGCTTGGTTGCCAGGGCCGAGGACGTTTAAGCCTGCAAATGGGCCTGCCTCTTCGGTGAAGTCGCCGTTGTCGTCTACTGGCGCGAAGACAGGTAAGCCGTAGCGCAAACCCACTTGATAGTCATCTTGACCATGACCGGGGGCAGTGTGAACCAAGCCTGTACCGGATTCGGTTGTGACGTAATCGCCACCCACGACAATCGGGCTTTCGCGATCGAACAAGGGATGGCGATAGGTGGAATGCTCTAGGGCTTGGCCTTTGAGCGTGGCTTTAACGGTGAGAGTCGTCCCCAACACTTCTGAGAGGCGCTCCACGAGTTCGGCGGCGACGATCAGGTATTTGGTGTCGGGGAGGCGATCGCTAGGTCCGACTTCTACCACCGCGTAGTTTAGCTTTGGGTTGACGCTGACGGCCATGTTGGCGGGAATCGTCCAAGGAGTTGTAGTCCAGATTGCCACTTTCAAATCTGGCAAATAGGGGCCAAAAGCCTCCTGAGCGGTGTCAGACAACCCAGTCATGGGGAAGGCGGCGTATAAGCTGCGAGAGGTGTGGCCTTCGGGATACTCCAGTTCTGCTTCTGCTAACGCTGTTTTGGAACTAGGACTCCAGTAGACAGGCTTGCGACCGCGATAAATATGACCTTTCAACACCATTTGCCCAAATACCCCAATCTGAGCCGCTTCATAAGCAGGTGTGAGAGTCAAATACGGATGCTCCCAATCGCCCCAGATGCCATAGCGCTTGAAGGATTGGCGCTGGTCGTCCACAGTGGCGATCGCAAAATCTCTGGCTTTGTGGCGCAGATCCAAGGGCGTTAGCTTTTGCCGCTCGTCTGGTTTCATGTTTTGCAGAACTTTCAGTTCAATCGGCAAACCATGACAATCCCAACCGGGAACGTAGCGAACTTTGCGCCCCTGAAGCAGGTGAAACTTATTAATAATATCCTTCAGAATCTTGTTGAGGGCGTGGCCAATGTGCAGCGAACCATTGGCGTAGGGAGGCCCATCATGCAGAATAAACAGCTCACCTGGATTGTTCTGCGACAGGTGCTCATAAATCTGGTGCTCTGCCCAAAACTGTTGCAGCTCTGGTTCGCGTTTGACAGCATTGGCGCGCATGTCAAAGT includes the following:
- the ileS gene encoding isoleucine--tRNA ligase, with product MTESGTYKNTVNLPKTNFDMRANAVKREPELQQFWAEHQIYEHLSQNNPGELFILHDGPPYANGSLHIGHALNKILKDIINKFHLLQGRKVRYVPGWDCHGLPIELKVLQNMKPDERQKLTPLDLRHKARDFAIATVDDQRQSFKRYGIWGDWEHPYLTLTPAYEAAQIGVFGQMVLKGHIYRGRKPVYWSPSSKTALAEAELEYPEGHTSRSLYAAFPMTGLSDTAQEAFGPYLPDLKVAIWTTTPWTIPANMAVSVNPKLNYAVVEVGPSDRLPDTKYLIVAAELVERLSEVLGTTLTVKATLKGQALEHSTYRHPLFDRESPIVVGGDYVTTESGTGLVHTAPGHGQDDYQVGLRYGLPVFAPVDDNGDFTEEAGPFAGLNVLGPGNQAVIDALQTAGSLLKEEPYVHKYPYDWRTKKPTIFRATEQWFASVSGFREAALEAIASVQWIPAQGENRITSMVAERSDWCISRQRNWGVPIPVFYDEATREPLLTEETIAHVQAIFAEKGSDAWWELPVEELLPETYRNNGRSYRKGTDTMDVWFDSGSSWAAVAKQREELCYPANMYLEGSDQHRGWFQSSLLTSVAANGVAPYNTVLTHGFVLDEQGRKMSKSMGNVVDPMIVINGGKNQKDEPPYGSDVLRLWVSSVDYSSDVLIGKNILKQMSDVYRKIRNTARFLIGNLHDFDPTKDSIAYEDLPELDRYMLHRSCEVFNEITEAFKSFQFFRFFQTVQNFCVVDLSNFYLDIAKDRLYISASDALRRRSCQTVLRIILENLARAIAPVLSHMAEDIWQFLPYSTPYKSVFEAGWVHLEGRWQVESLAKSWPALRQIRAEVNRVLEKARAEKMVGSSLEAKLLLYVPDLELRQQLQTMNPATSLNGNGVDELRYLFIVSQVELLDSPAALEGLQYSSQSDALGVGVVKADGEKCDRCWNYSTHVGESAAHSLLCERCEPALEGQF